A genomic segment from bacterium encodes:
- a CDS encoding caspase family protein, which yields MKRLLLLLCMLAAISAFYGCSDNSPVTGPDEGANTPGTLVQRPEFVDNRPEAVKLSFTKFGIVSETVDREDPPAISAADPNPTPAHKYAYVIGISDYDGTTNDLTYCDDDARDVIAFLTSQGFTVRSDIDYSASSANIQAGLIWLRDAAVAGDEIAFFYSGHGTKIRPTGGSSIISRDLYYLTHTYVMGYLNAAACTKKTINLDACVIGDFLADCKTGTVLSTASVSKYSYDAPDLQNGAWTYYFLYGATNGGLIYNEAISTYAEVNMKAWATANKLKVDPSHKDLYTGDLDI from the coding sequence ATGAAAAGGCTACTATTGCTGTTGTGTATGTTGGCCGCAATCTCGGCATTTTATGGTTGCTCAGATAATTCGCCGGTCACTGGACCCGATGAAGGGGCTAACACGCCCGGTACGCTGGTTCAACGCCCGGAATTCGTCGATAACCGTCCCGAAGCAGTGAAACTTTCATTTACCAAGTTTGGTATCGTTTCTGAAACCGTCGACCGTGAGGACCCACCGGCAATCTCAGCCGCCGATCCTAACCCGACTCCGGCCCACAAGTATGCGTATGTCATTGGCATCTCTGATTATGACGGCACGACTAACGATTTGACATATTGTGATGATGATGCCCGCGATGTCATTGCATTCTTGACGAGCCAGGGATTCACTGTGCGCAGTGACATTGACTACAGCGCATCTTCAGCCAATATCCAAGCCGGACTGATCTGGCTTCGTGATGCCGCCGTAGCCGGCGACGAGATAGCTTTCTTCTATTCCGGTCATGGCACCAAGATTCGCCCGACCGGTGGTTCGAGCATTATCTCGCGTGACCTGTACTACCTGACCCACACCTATGTCATGGGGTATCTCAATGCGGCCGCCTGCACCAAGAAGACCATCAATCTTGATGCCTGTGTGATCGGCGACTTCCTTGCTGACTGCAAAACCGGCACAGTACTCTCCACCGCGTCAGTCTCAAAATACTCCTACGATGCACCTGACCTGCAGAATGGCGCCTGGACCTATTATTTCCTTTACGGTGCCACGAACGGGGGCTTGATATATAATGAAGCAATTTCCACCTATGCCGAAGTGAACATGAAAGCATGGGCAACGGCAAATAAACTCAAAGTTGATCCATCGCATAAGGATCTGTATACCGGCGATCTGGATATCTAA
- a CDS encoding CHAT domain-containing protein yields the protein MEDAKALDTAVQFLKTGRTGALNERELALWCDRAIGATTRVSIKKGLAQARQFSRRSASFGSEMQLASWRALARLTHMSGSYADALKAYQKARVLARHDPLVRSRIDRALIDVYMYLGDFDRSRRAALRSITTFRKLSAESDLAQSQVNYGNLLHRQDRHREAEHLYHLSSQYFEKTPNHAATARCYYNRANTLVQLFDLDTAEKVYQSALELWEKEGYLVDACDVRYGQAWLKMLRGELHSALLGLTNCELQYREAGNPKGEALCSLDRAEAYLNLAMYSEAMEAARQSERLFGNLKLRYESSKAALFRAQAAFAVKNMPESRAALRRALTGFLQDSNAGFLGAVYLLAAELDGPSTKKGKANLLTARRWFSKSQLPYWKALGDLKQLHWSTQVSATLLRDLRQNQAVRFVPQLYSFWQTSLGDRAFDSGRLAEAEACWSRAADRLDSVRAQLPPVELRTTFARRETAPHTRLVNRYLKSDPMLAACWSERFRTVGLWAPLRELSHSGRRQVEESLSALAQQISFVVRQSSDTRVRGESLSGAASRQIGRLQQQARESLARIENTSSTGADNSIEQISALFATTSSQFPIVQYHIDDADIVAIVHEDGKARSIRFEQGVSRLSANMERWRFLLEGELYRQQIDPASSLHAESQLWKDLGDWLWAPLEVSSEHQKVLVLPDGELANVPWSALQNGGGLLGEHLNFLVSPSLRHFHGANRVAVSDQSGTIFCGPAADLQFVQEEVTSLREQAKSSFTIVDPCRRADWPSHGTSGLWHFIGHAELRADNPFYSFLMLEDGPLFAADFRLKQCEVGLVTLAACRCAEQVALPGEEPTGIVRSLLEMGARTVVAARWPVSDRSTALWMSTFYHRYFSGASASDSAAQASQLVREHNPSATHWSAFAVYGADSTWRSA from the coding sequence GTGGAAGATGCCAAAGCCTTAGATACAGCAGTTCAGTTTCTCAAGACAGGTCGAACGGGCGCGCTCAATGAGCGCGAGCTGGCGTTGTGGTGCGACCGTGCCATTGGGGCGACTACGCGTGTTTCGATCAAGAAGGGACTGGCCCAGGCACGCCAGTTTTCGCGTCGATCGGCCAGCTTTGGGTCAGAAATGCAATTGGCTTCGTGGAGGGCTCTGGCCCGGTTAACTCATATGAGCGGCTCATACGCTGATGCGCTGAAGGCGTATCAAAAGGCGAGAGTTCTGGCCAGGCACGACCCGTTGGTGCGCTCGCGCATTGACCGGGCTCTAATAGATGTATATATGTACCTCGGGGATTTCGATCGTTCTCGACGGGCGGCCCTGCGATCCATCACAACCTTTCGAAAGCTTTCCGCAGAATCGGATCTTGCACAATCACAGGTGAATTACGGCAATCTACTGCATCGTCAGGATCGCCATCGGGAAGCGGAGCATCTCTATCATCTGTCGTCGCAGTATTTCGAAAAAACGCCAAATCATGCGGCCACCGCTCGGTGCTATTACAATCGTGCCAACACGCTGGTCCAGTTGTTTGATCTGGATACGGCAGAGAAGGTCTATCAATCGGCGCTGGAATTGTGGGAAAAAGAAGGATACCTGGTCGATGCCTGCGACGTTCGCTACGGGCAGGCCTGGCTGAAGATGTTGCGCGGCGAATTACATTCTGCCTTGCTCGGGCTCACCAACTGTGAGCTGCAGTACCGCGAAGCCGGCAATCCAAAGGGGGAAGCGCTCTGCTCATTAGATCGCGCAGAGGCGTATCTCAATCTCGCCATGTATTCCGAAGCAATGGAAGCGGCGAGACAAAGCGAGCGACTATTTGGAAACCTCAAACTGCGATATGAATCATCCAAGGCAGCGCTCTTTCGCGCGCAGGCGGCTTTTGCGGTAAAGAACATGCCGGAGTCACGAGCCGCACTGAGACGTGCTTTGACTGGATTCCTTCAAGACAGTAATGCCGGGTTTCTGGGGGCCGTTTATTTGCTGGCCGCTGAACTGGATGGGCCATCGACCAAGAAGGGGAAAGCCAACCTTCTGACGGCCCGTCGCTGGTTTAGTAAAAGTCAGCTCCCGTACTGGAAAGCACTGGGTGACCTGAAGCAATTGCATTGGTCGACGCAGGTGTCAGCCACATTGCTACGTGATCTTCGTCAGAATCAGGCGGTCCGCTTTGTACCGCAATTGTACTCTTTCTGGCAAACCTCACTCGGAGATAGAGCCTTTGATAGTGGACGGCTGGCTGAGGCGGAGGCTTGCTGGAGTCGCGCTGCCGATCGCCTCGATTCTGTGCGCGCTCAACTTCCGCCGGTGGAATTACGTACGACTTTTGCGCGACGTGAAACTGCACCACACACCAGGCTGGTCAATCGCTACCTGAAATCCGATCCGATGCTGGCTGCATGCTGGTCAGAGCGATTTCGAACAGTCGGGCTGTGGGCTCCGCTTCGAGAATTGTCCCACTCCGGTCGCAGACAGGTGGAAGAGAGTCTGTCGGCTCTCGCCCAGCAGATATCGTTTGTAGTGCGCCAATCCAGCGACACCCGCGTTCGCGGTGAATCGCTTTCTGGAGCTGCAAGCCGGCAGATCGGCCGCTTGCAACAGCAGGCTCGTGAATCATTGGCTCGAATCGAGAATACATCAAGTACCGGCGCGGACAATTCGATCGAACAGATCAGCGCTCTTTTTGCCACCACTTCTTCTCAGTTTCCCATTGTACAGTATCACATAGATGACGCGGATATTGTGGCGATAGTCCACGAGGACGGAAAGGCACGTTCGATCCGCTTTGAGCAGGGAGTCAGTCGCCTATCCGCCAATATGGAACGATGGCGGTTTCTGCTGGAAGGGGAGTTATACCGCCAGCAGATCGATCCGGCCTCTTCGCTGCATGCCGAGTCGCAATTATGGAAAGATCTTGGAGACTGGCTCTGGGCGCCTCTGGAGGTTAGCTCAGAACATCAAAAGGTGTTAGTGTTGCCTGATGGCGAGTTGGCCAATGTTCCGTGGTCGGCTCTGCAGAACGGCGGCGGTCTACTGGGAGAACACCTCAATTTCCTGGTTTCACCAAGTCTCCGTCACTTCCATGGCGCCAATCGGGTCGCGGTAAGCGATCAATCAGGGACCATATTCTGCGGTCCAGCAGCGGACCTTCAGTTCGTCCAGGAAGAAGTAACTTCACTTCGGGAACAAGCGAAGTCATCATTTACCATCGTTGATCCGTGCCGAAGGGCAGATTGGCCGTCGCATGGGACTTCCGGCCTGTGGCACTTTATCGGCCATGCGGAACTTCGAGCAGACAATCCTTTCTATTCCTTCCTCATGCTGGAAGATGGCCCGCTTTTTGCCGCCGACTTTCGATTGAAGCAATGTGAGGTTGGATTGGTAACTCTGGCGGCCTGTCGGTGCGCTGAACAAGTGGCGTTGCCGGGCGAGGAGCCGACCGGTATTGTCCGATCGCTTCTGGAGATGGGAGCTAGAACCGTGGTGGCCGCACGATGGCCGGTGAGTGATCGGTCAACTGCACTCTGGATGAGTACGTTTTACCATAGATATTTCTCCGGTGCCTCGGCGAGTGATTCCGCCGCCCAGGCTTCTCAATTAGTGCGAGAGCACAATCCGTCTGCCACACACTGGTCGGCGTTTGCCGTCTATGGCGCAGACTCTACCTGGAGGTCGGCATGA
- a CDS encoding sigma-70 family RNA polymerase sigma factor has translation MKTKSDVELWREIQAGDQAAWKVLVLRYKALVYSICSFMGLSQSDSADCFQQTWSQLFQHRHRLDDPSRISSWLITTARREAMHLQRMGRRYADAEPATEMQDTQALPDKVMEELELQAQLEEALRQIDQPCNKLLSLFFFADSDYSYDQIAAEMGLAPNTLGAKRRRCLEKLRQLLSDLGFEQERNCP, from the coding sequence ATGAAGACAAAGAGCGATGTTGAGTTATGGCGCGAGATACAAGCCGGCGATCAGGCGGCGTGGAAGGTTCTTGTCTTACGATATAAGGCGCTGGTTTACTCGATCTGCAGCTTCATGGGCCTTTCGCAGTCCGATTCAGCCGACTGTTTCCAACAAACCTGGTCTCAACTTTTTCAGCATCGCCATAGATTGGATGATCCCTCTCGCATCTCTTCCTGGCTCATTACGACGGCCCGACGAGAAGCGATGCATCTTCAACGGATGGGGCGCCGGTATGCTGACGCTGAACCGGCCACCGAAATGCAGGATACCCAAGCCCTCCCGGACAAAGTCATGGAGGAGCTTGAGCTTCAGGCCCAGCTTGAAGAAGCTCTGCGACAGATCGACCAACCATGCAATAAGTTACTTTCTCTCTTCTTCTTCGCCGACTCAGACTACAGCTACGACCAGATCGCGGCAGAAATGGGCTTAGCGCCCAACACGCTCGGGGCGAAGCGTCGACGTTGCCTGGAGAAACTACGGCAACTTTTGTCCGATTTAGGATTCGAGCAGGAACGGAACTGCCCGTAA
- a CDS encoding dienelactone hydrolase family protein, whose product MSSQQPEGFLATPTTTNGTAVLVLHAWWGLNDTMRTFCNRLAKHGFVAFAPDLYHGKLAETIADAESLSSALDADQARIDIREAIHYLLQQTNRPDRGLAVIGFSLGAFFALELSEREPEAIESVVVFYGTRPGDYCGAKANYLGHFAVTDEFEPSTEVHNLESSLRNAGRPVSFYHYPGTGHWFFEPDRIQAYDQPAADLAWERTLSFLLNPANS is encoded by the coding sequence ATGTCGTCGCAACAGCCTGAAGGATTTCTCGCTACTCCCACGACCACCAACGGAACCGCGGTACTGGTTCTGCATGCTTGGTGGGGGTTGAATGACACGATGAGAACCTTCTGCAATCGCCTGGCTAAGCACGGTTTTGTCGCATTTGCCCCGGATCTGTATCATGGCAAGCTGGCCGAGACCATTGCCGATGCTGAGTCGCTGAGTAGTGCGCTCGATGCTGATCAAGCGAGGATCGACATTCGTGAGGCTATTCACTACTTGTTGCAGCAGACTAATCGACCGGACAGGGGCTTGGCCGTGATCGGATTCTCTCTTGGCGCCTTCTTCGCATTAGAGCTGTCGGAAAGAGAACCAGAAGCAATTGAGTCCGTTGTCGTTTTTTATGGGACGCGACCGGGAGACTATTGCGGCGCGAAAGCAAACTATCTCGGCCACTTTGCAGTAACTGACGAGTTCGAACCAAGCACGGAAGTCCACAATCTGGAATCATCTCTGCGCAATGCAGGTCGACCGGTCTCCTTCTATCACTATCCCGGAACAGGACATTGGTTCTTTGAACCTGACCGCATACAAGCGTATGATCAGCCGGCGGCCGACTTGGCATGGGAACGAACCCTCTCCTTCCTCCTCAATCCCGCCAACTCCTAG
- a CDS encoding cytochrome C yields the protein MVRAIFISAYVLIFVSVAQAQLSPGDLHRVHAALEGVENCTKCHGGDHELVPDNCLACHGRIKDQRESGKGLHSRSEYQDCQNCHVEHQGRDFDLIHWKDGEKAFDHALTGFILKEKHAGLDCRKCHKPAFISGLALGENEQLDSSRTYLGLTTNCVSCHRDEHRGDLGANCTNCHTQTAWKPATGFDHSQSKFPLTGKHMTVACLRCHRLMTDRPLAADFDYLQYKGVQFANCVSCHTDTHAGKLGDNCSSCHNTDGWHLVNTVNFDHSKTRYPLEGRHVAVACAKCHQAGNSKQGLKFSACRDCHSDFHRGEFAKRASKGNCEECHSVQTFSPARFLMAQHEQTEYPLRGAHQAVPCLACHQRSSASVQPELRFVFESTKCQNCHKDPHRGQVDKLVAANGCETCHSVDKWNRVNYDHSKSNFALEGKHVQVACNKCHADLANTSDRSLVKFTGIRTDCQSCHKDIHNAQFAIDGATPCVQCHTAKGWKPSTFDHAKSRFALDGAHRNVACDKCHRPATDGSATWVTYKPLEMTCASCHGTANPERSKRS from the coding sequence ATGGTAAGAGCGATCTTCATATCTGCTTACGTGTTGATCTTCGTAAGCGTTGCCCAGGCACAGTTGTCACCGGGCGACCTCCATCGTGTGCATGCTGCGCTCGAAGGAGTGGAGAACTGCACCAAGTGCCATGGCGGAGATCATGAACTGGTTCCGGATAACTGCCTTGCCTGCCACGGACGGATCAAGGATCAGCGCGAATCAGGGAAAGGTCTCCATAGCCGATCTGAGTACCAGGACTGTCAGAATTGCCATGTCGAACATCAAGGTCGAGATTTCGACCTGATCCACTGGAAAGATGGCGAGAAAGCTTTCGACCATGCACTCACTGGCTTTATCCTCAAGGAAAAGCATGCCGGTTTGGATTGTCGGAAATGCCACAAGCCCGCGTTTATCTCGGGACTTGCACTCGGAGAGAATGAGCAGCTTGATTCAAGCCGAACGTATCTCGGGCTGACGACCAACTGCGTCTCCTGTCATCGCGATGAACATCGCGGAGACCTTGGAGCTAACTGCACGAATTGCCATACGCAGACTGCCTGGAAGCCGGCCACTGGCTTTGATCACTCTCAATCCAAATTCCCGTTGACCGGAAAGCACATGACTGTCGCCTGCCTGAGGTGCCACCGACTAATGACGGACCGCCCACTTGCCGCCGACTTTGACTACCTGCAATATAAAGGGGTGCAGTTTGCCAACTGCGTCTCCTGCCATACCGATACACATGCCGGAAAACTTGGCGACAATTGCAGTTCCTGTCATAATACCGATGGTTGGCATCTGGTCAACACCGTCAATTTTGATCATAGCAAAACACGCTATCCGCTTGAAGGAAGACATGTGGCAGTGGCTTGCGCAAAGTGCCACCAGGCCGGCAACTCCAAGCAGGGTCTCAAATTTTCGGCCTGTCGCGATTGTCACTCCGACTTCCATCGAGGCGAGTTCGCCAAGCGTGCCTCCAAGGGAAATTGCGAGGAGTGCCACTCTGTACAGACATTCAGTCCGGCGCGATTCCTGATGGCCCAGCATGAACAGACTGAATATCCTCTCCGCGGCGCCCACCAGGCGGTCCCCTGTTTGGCCTGCCACCAGCGGTCGTCGGCAAGCGTACAGCCAGAATTGCGATTTGTTTTTGAATCAACGAAATGCCAGAATTGCCACAAGGACCCTCATCGCGGACAGGTCGACAAGCTGGTAGCGGCCAATGGATGCGAGACCTGTCACTCGGTCGACAAATGGAACCGGGTCAATTACGATCACTCAAAGAGCAATTTTGCACTTGAAGGTAAGCATGTGCAGGTTGCCTGCAACAAGTGCCATGCCGACCTGGCAAATACGAGCGACCGTTCATTGGTCAAATTCACCGGTATCCGCACAGACTGTCAGTCCTGTCATAAGGATATTCATAACGCCCAATTTGCTATCGATGGAGCCACTCCGTGCGTGCAGTGTCATACCGCCAAGGGATGGAAGCCGTCAACTTTCGATCATGCAAAAAGCCGTTTTGCTCTCGACGGCGCCCATCGGAATGTCGCCTGCGACAAGTGTCACCGTCCGGCGACCGATGGCTCCGCTACCTGGGTTACCTATAAGCCGCTTGAAATGACCTGTGCCTCCTGTCATGGCACTGCCAATCCTGAAAGGAGTAAGCGTTCATGA
- a CDS encoding S8 family serine peptidase, which produces MKYRLILILLCALIIGAQTAESQEGPPDHIRFKPNEVICKLLPGFSIDSINAEFGTSVKSHQQSTDCYLLNIPAGGDAESLAVQIAQMEGVLFCNPNFLLSVPEGLQSSSPFLDQNFSSDIATQLSATTLSLTAAQTISTGDGVRIALLDVGVDFEHPEFDRTPGLVVPRWDFVDGDIDPTDIPGGAMSGHGTFIAGILKLVAPQADIMVYRVLDSSGMGDGYSIADAVLQAVTDSCRIISLSLGMVGFHDALDEALKLAHQNNVLVVTSAGNDSTDLGSIFPFPAERTYCLAIAAVDSAGLKADFSNYGTKVDLCAPGTMVYGPYPDSIYAWWNGTSFAVPFVAGVAALVLEEHPEYTIDQLDTALMASARNIDSLNPEYVGLLGSGLLDPLAALNFLRVAVLGDLSGDGLSDLSDLSIMVAFLTGYVETPATATADLDCSGRVDLTDLSIIIAHVTMGQPLSCP; this is translated from the coding sequence ATGAAGTACCGTCTGATTCTAATCCTTCTCTGCGCTCTGATCATTGGAGCGCAGACGGCCGAGTCTCAGGAAGGCCCGCCGGATCACATTCGCTTTAAACCGAACGAGGTGATTTGTAAACTCTTGCCGGGGTTCAGTATTGACTCTATTAATGCCGAGTTTGGAACCAGTGTCAAAAGTCATCAGCAGAGCACCGACTGCTATTTGTTGAATATTCCTGCGGGTGGTGATGCTGAATCGCTGGCGGTGCAAATCGCTCAAATGGAAGGGGTACTTTTCTGTAATCCCAACTTTCTTTTGTCTGTACCCGAGGGCCTACAAAGTAGTTCACCATTCCTGGATCAGAATTTCAGCAGTGACATTGCGACGCAACTATCAGCAACGACCCTGAGTCTTACCGCGGCTCAGACAATCAGCACGGGTGACGGGGTCAGGATAGCCCTCCTCGATGTTGGAGTTGATTTTGAACATCCGGAGTTTGATCGCACTCCGGGGCTGGTGGTCCCAAGATGGGACTTTGTCGATGGTGATATTGATCCGACTGATATACCCGGTGGTGCGATGTCCGGCCACGGCACATTCATTGCCGGTATACTCAAGCTTGTAGCTCCACAGGCAGATATCATGGTGTACCGCGTGCTTGACTCATCCGGTATGGGAGATGGGTATTCGATTGCCGATGCGGTTTTGCAGGCGGTCACTGACAGTTGTCGGATCATCAGTCTGAGTTTGGGAATGGTCGGGTTTCATGATGCCCTGGATGAGGCGCTCAAACTGGCTCACCAGAACAATGTACTGGTGGTAACCTCAGCCGGAAATGATTCCACCGACCTCGGCAGTATCTTCCCGTTCCCTGCAGAGCGAACCTATTGCCTGGCGATTGCGGCAGTTGACTCGGCAGGTCTCAAGGCAGATTTCTCCAACTACGGGACCAAGGTCGATCTATGCGCTCCTGGTACAATGGTGTATGGTCCATACCCTGATTCGATCTATGCCTGGTGGAATGGGACGAGCTTTGCAGTTCCGTTTGTCGCGGGAGTAGCGGCGCTGGTACTGGAGGAACATCCGGAGTATACAATTGACCAACTCGACACTGCGTTAATGGCTTCCGCTCGAAATATCGACAGTTTAAATCCTGAATATGTCGGACTCCTTGGCTCGGGTTTACTTGACCCGCTTGCTGCACTGAATTTCCTGCGAGTCGCGGTACTTGGCGACTTGTCAGGTGATGGTCTCTCAGACCTGTCGGATCTTTCCATCATGGTCGCTTTCCTGACCGGGTATGTGGAAACGCCGGCTACTGCCACCGCCGATCTCGATTGTTCAGGTCGGGTCGACCTGACCGACCTCTCGATCATCATAGCCCATGTGACCATGGGACAACCGCTTTCCTGTCCGTAG